The following DNA comes from Bacteroidota bacterium.
AGTCGATCGTCAACGTGTAGGCGACGCCGTGCTTGGTGGTATCAGGATCGATCGTCGCAAACCCCGATCCGTCCGCATGGGCATGAAGGGCGCTGATCCAGGCGGTGTTGGTAGGGGAGTTGCCGAGGCCCTGGGAGGCGGTGGTATTCTGAAGCCAGTTCCCCGTCGAACTCAGCTGGCTCGTGTCGTTCCCCTGGAACGCCATGCTGGTGTTGGATGAGGAGGCGCCGGTGAAATGCACCTGCGGCGATGATCCGGCGTTTGCCGAACCCCACGAGACGTCGAATATATGGGTGGTGGCTGAATTGCGGATCTCGATTTCGTCGCTTGCGCCCGAGAAGAGAAACGAGGTCCCGGTGAAATAGGTAGAGTTCGAGGTCTTAATTACCAGCGTGTAGTCGGAGGGGTCTGTATCCTCGGGCGTGGATATACCGGAGAGGCCGATGACGATCAGGGTCCCTTTCCGCATGACGCTCCAGAACGGGATGTTATTGAATACCAGCGGCGCTTGCGCGACACCGCTCCCGTTGAAATCGCGGATACTCCAATTCCGGAGATCGAGGCTGTCCTGAACGACCAGGAGCTCGACCCACTCATCGGTAGAGAGGCTGGAATTATAAACTTCGTTGACGATGATGGACTGGGCCTTCACGGATTGTGGCCCGACGAACAACGCTACGAGCAGACTAAGTACAGCGAGAGAGAACCACCCCTTCGATATCAACTTTGTCATAAGCCTTCTCTATAGTGTACAAAAGTATGCCCCCCGTTATGAAGATCCCGATCAGAAGCATATCGGGACGACGATGCGAGAAAATCTGTCACCCCGGGCGCAGACGGAGAGTCCCTATCGGAAGATCCTTCGCTGCGCTCAGGATGACAAGATCAGAACCGTATGCCCGGTGGAATCGATGTCCGCGACCTACAGGTCGCGGACCGCAGCCTGAAGGCTGCGGCTACCGAGACCTCTGCAGCCGTTACCCTTACTTGAGGAGCACCATCTTCTTCAACGACTGGAATTGCAGCAGACCCGTCGCCGGGTCTTCGACGCTCAGGTGGTAGAAGTAAATTCCGGACGCCAGCCGGGATGCGTCGACCGTCACTTCCTGCGTTCCGCCCTCCATCTGCTCGTGCTCGAGAAGCGTCATGACCTGCTGCCCGATCGTGTTGAATATGCGGAGGGTGACGAACGAAGAGCCGCCCAGTTCGAAATCGATCGTCGTGGTCGGGTTGAACGGATTGGGATAATTCTGGCTGAGAATGAAATCACCCGGCGTGGCGTTCACCGCGATCTTCGGCCGGACGGCCGGAGCGGGCGGCTTCGACGGCTTTCCCGGGGGGAAGAGAAATGAGGTGCTGTACACCGGCTGAGACCCCCTGAGGACCAATTTGTCCCCATCGACGAACGAGAGCGTGTCACCCGGGTTGAACCCTCCGCGGAACGAGTTGTTGATCTTCGAGATGACCTCGTCGAGCAGCGGGATATTCCAGTCTTTTTGGGACCATAGCGTCATCGCAGAATCGGCTCGCGCCGCGATCTGGAGGATTGTCAATCCGCGAAGCGAATTATCCTCATCGTACACCAGGTCCGCGAACCCGTAGGGGGTCTGTTGGAGTTCGCTCGAGACGATCCCCACCTTCAGAGCGATCAGGTCCGCGAAGAATCTGTTGTTCTGCTTGGCGGGAGTAAGCTTCTTCTTCTCTCCGAACATCGGCTTTTTGGCAACTCCCCGAACGAACGACGAATCGAGTCCGCGCGGGGCGCCGCTATGCCCGCCGGTGCGATCCTCGAGAGTCGTCTGAAGATCGGCAAAGTTCTTCCCCATCTCCGTCTTGAAATTCCATTTGGTGAGGCGGGCCCAGCAATACTCCTTGCTCAGGACCGGATCCGGCTTCCATTTATCGGGAGAGGTCTCGAACATGTAGGGGATCCCGACGCGCATCCCCCCCGCCTGGTCGCTCTGGCTCGAGCCCGGCGCGAATCCTCCGAACGTGACGACCTCCCAGAGGAGGTTGGAGGCGTTCGGGATTCCTTTCCCGCGCTTGACAGGCTTGAGCAGCTTTCCATCCGTCCTGGGAATCAGATCCGTCGGATTGAACGACCGGTAGGTGACCGTATCCGCGGGTCTGGCCAGGAGAAAATCGTTCTCGGCGCTGATGCATCCCCCGGCGACGAAGACGATGAGCGTGGTGCTGTTCAGTTTTCGGGAGATGCTGACCTGACCCGAGTCTCCGAGCTGCGCAGTGTAGCCGCGCAGCGCGTCGATGGACAAATACTCGGGCGGAAAAACGACCTGGATGGTATAGTTCTGATATCCCGGCAGCGAAGTGAACCGGAACGCACCCTCAGAATCGGTATAGAGGGTATCCATCCCGAGGTTCTCGACTGGGGTTTTCAGGACCAGCATCCCCTCAAGCCCCCTTCCATCGATATTGCCGCGCAAGACACGCCCGTAAATCTGGCAGTGGTTTGCCGTGACCGCGGTTTGAACAACGAAGAACAAGCCTCCGACGAGAAGAAGAAACATCGTACGGAATTGCATAGGTGATCGCTTCTTTCTATGGGTGATGTATGTGTATTTAAATTTAATTATTCAATTCAAAACTTCTATGGGGGGCCTGAACCCGTCCGCTCCACGGAGCCGGCGGCGCGGGACACGGCCGAAAAGAACAATGTCCCCCCGCCCGAAACCTTGAC
Coding sequences within:
- a CDS encoding T9SS type A sorting domain-containing protein is translated as MQFRTMFLLLVGGLFFVVQTAVTANHCQIYGRVLRGNIDGRGLEGMLVLKTPVENLGMDTLYTDSEGAFRFTSLPGYQNYTIQVVFPPEYLSIDALRGYTAQLGDSGQVSISRKLNSTTLIVFVAGGCISAENDFLLARPADTVTYRSFNPTDLIPRTDGKLLKPVKRGKGIPNASNLLWEVVTFGGFAPGSSQSDQAGGMRVGIPYMFETSPDKWKPDPVLSKEYCWARLTKWNFKTEMGKNFADLQTTLEDRTGGHSGAPRGLDSSFVRGVAKKPMFGEKKKLTPAKQNNRFFADLIALKVGIVSSELQQTPYGFADLVYDEDNSLRGLTILQIAARADSAMTLWSQKDWNIPLLDEVISKINNSFRGGFNPGDTLSFVDGDKLVLRGSQPVYSTSFLFPPGKPSKPPAPAVRPKIAVNATPGDFILSQNYPNPFNPTTTIDFELGGSSFVTLRIFNTIGQQVMTLLEHEQMEGGTQEVTVDASRLASGIYFYHLSVEDPATGLLQFQSLKKMVLLK